In the genome of Hydrogenispora ethanolica, the window AACGGGCTTCCTGGCACCAAGGAAAAACCGACCTTCTTCGTCCGGTGATGAATCGTTCGATGAAAACCTTTTTTCATCCTTTCGTTTGCCCCAGCTATACTGGGGTGGGGGACTACTTTCCGTATAGCAGCAAGACTTCGAATAGAAGGCTTGCTGCTCAGAGTATAGACAAAACCCGAATTCAAGCCGTGAGGCAAGGAAGCGGGTTTTGGTCTACACTCCGAGCCAAGAATTGGCTCAAGTTTTATAGTTCCTAATAGCCTGTTCCAATAATTCCTGCTCCATCTGTCCCGAAAATCGAAGTATCATATTGATCTGTTGATCGGCAGAGAAGAGACCGATCAAATGAGCCACCCTATCTTGAGGTGTGCCGAGTAACGGACTGGACAATTTTGTTGTATGCTCATAAATTACCTCCCAGTATAAAAATATCTCTTTAGCCCCGCCGTCTGATCTAAAACTGCATGCTTGATAATGTGCGATGATGGAGGTTATACTTTCTCACTCCGGTTAAGTCTCTACTATTTTGCCTTCTCTGATTTCGTAAACTCTATCCGCTACATTCTCCACCAGTCGTTTATCATGCGCAATAAAGAAAATCGTACCGGCGTAATTTTTCATCAGTGTTTCCAGTGCTTCCACGCTGGGTAGATCAAGAAAGTTACTCGGCTCATCCATGAGCAAGATATTATGACGGCCAAGCAGTAATTTGGCCAACAACAGTTTGATAATCTCACCGCCACTGAGTACTGACAGCTCTTTACGGATGTCGCTTTGGGAAAAACCCATTGACGCCAGTACGGAACGGATTTCTGAAACCTGATAGTCGCAATTTTCCTGCACAAAATCCATAACGACTTGATTGCGATGGTACTTATAGCCGTTTTGAGCGAAGTAACCGATTTCTGCCTTTGACGAGACGGAGATACCCGTTTCCCGGTTCAAAATCATCCGAAAGAGCGTTGTCTTGCCTGCGCCATTCCCCCCGGTCAACGCCACCTTTGCCCCAAGCGGAATTTGAAAAGAGGCTTTATCGAACAGCACTCGCTCTCCAAATCGCTTGCTAATTTCAGTTCCAATCATCGGATAGGGGCTATGGAGCGCCAAGGCTTCATTTTGCCGAAAACGAATGGCGTGAAGTGCTTCCGGCTCCTGTACATCACCAAGAACGGCAATGCGATGCTCCATGTTTTTGGCGGCGTTATAGAGAGTTTTTTGCTTGCTGCCGATTGTTTTTTGATGAGCAAGGCGACCGCCACTTTCGGAACTGTTTTTCTTGGCGGCGCCCTTTGCTTTTTGATCAACCTTGCGGGCTTGTTTTCGTTTTTCCTCGACAGCCCGCTCTAGCCGGTCTCGTTCAGCGATAAACTTCTCATATTGGACAGCTTGTTGCTGGCGTTCCGCTTCTTTCTGGCGGAGGTAATCGGAATAGCCACCCCAATACTCGATGATCTTGCCATCTTTCAACTCCCATATTTTATCCACTACCTCATCCAGGAAGTAACGATCATGGCTGATAATCAGCAATGCGCCGGAAAAATATTTGAGCTGCCTCATCAGGAAGTCAGTACCTTCCCGGTCCAGATGACAAGTGGGCTCATCGGCAAAAATGCCATGCACCTGTTCGGAAAGAGCCTGGGCGATTTTTAGGCGTGTTTCCTCACCGCCGCTCATGGTTTCTACTTTCAGCCGGTCAACTCCGAGCCTGCCCATCAGCGCGCGATCTTTTACCTCCTGCAAAACTGCTTCATCTAGCTGCGGGATATAAGTGAATTGCCCCAAACGGCTTACTGTGGAGCCGGGTGGTGTTATTTCTCCTAGCAGCACTTTTAGCAAGGTGCTTTTTCCGGCTCCGTTGCCGCCTACCAAGCCAATACGATCATCGTCATACAGTTCCAATTCGCCAATATCTAGAACATTCCATCCGTTATATTCCACACAGATGTCTTTTGCCTTAATCAATAATTCCATTATAAACCTCCTGTTAAATCGCAGTTTTATCGCTTGTACGCAGGAATATCCTGCGATTTAAATAGGGAGGGTTATAAAAAGATATGGTACATCCTGTTACCTCCTAGTATTGTTCAGCTCATTCTTGTGTAATCATCGTCTGCGCATTATTCAGGATTATAGTTACCTAGGCAATAAAAAATGCAGGCCACAAGTCCGCTCGTGCGGGCTCTGGTCTGCATATCAACGAGAAAGACATGAAGGAGAAGAGATAGCCGTAAACGGCTATTCCTCGCCCGTATCCATGTCCTAATTCGTTAAAATAAGCACAACAAAAAAGCCCACAGTCGTGGTTGGTTTTACCGCTTTTTTATTGCCAGCTTATCTTAAACGAATAGAATACATAGGATAGGGTATCCTCCTTTATCCTTAAAAGTTCTTTAATTATAGAATGGCAAGTCCGTAGTTGTCAAGTTTTCATAGCATAATACCATTATTTATCAATTCCCAGCTGCCAGCATCGCTTTCAATCGGCTTGCCAAAGCCAGGGCCGCCTGGTTTCATAAGTTATGTTTTCTTTTCAGTAGAACACAACACTCCACATGGCTCGAGAGGACAGTATTGATGTCTTTCGAGCCGTCCGTTCTCGGAAACAAATCCACGGCATTTTTTCATTCGAGGTATTGGGGAACATATCGACTTGAATCATTTTACTTTAAGCCTTTATCGATAGCTTCCTGAATAATCTTATGGCAACATACTCCCAACGGATTGTTTTCTTTACAATTAGAATTTTTCATTGCCCCAGTTATGGCATTCACTTCTTTTACGGTTTTCGCGCCATGCTTTACAACTGCTTCAATTACCTGATCTTCTGTGACTTCGCTGCAATAACAAGCATACTTAGGATCTGCATCTTTCTTAAACCATATTGGGACTTTAACCTGTTGTTTATTAAACTTAACATTAAATTTCGTATTATAGTAAGTAATATCACATTCCTCATTCATACATAAATAATAATCGTTATCACCGATTTGTTCCGTTAACTCGTTAAGTACCATATGCTTTACTGTAATGTTTTTAACAAGAGTACCTTGTTTTTCGCATACAGGACAAAAATTGTTCTTTTCTACCTCACAAGATGATTCTCCTAAATTTCCGCAACAATAATTACTCAAAGTTTCCTTTCCCATTATCTGCATTTGCCTCCTAAAATTTATTCTTCTCTTTCTCTATGATCTACAGGACTTTCACCTGTTAGCATTTGCTAGCTTCGCTGGACGCGCTTTTCAATACTACTGTCTCAACGAAGGTGTACACCTTTTTTCTTAGCGTTTTCAGAAACCCATTTCACATCTTTGAGATTTTGGGCATATCTCCTTTAAACAAAAGCATATATGAAAGCATGACAACTCCTGAAACTACAAATACGTCTGCTAAATTAAATATGGGGTAATTAATTAGTGTGAAATCGAGAAAGTCGGTTACATAGTTCAATCTAACTCTATCGATAAGATTTCCTAAAGCTCCACCAATAATTATCGCCAAGGATAGCTTAAAGGCTACTTCTCCTGTCTTTAATATTTTTATCAAATAGTATATTAATGCGCCAACAACAATGGTTGTGACTAATATTAAAAATGCCTGCTTATCCCTCAATATGCTAAAAGCTGCTCCTGTATTCCTTGCATAAGTCAAATGGAATATATCTTTAACTATGGGTATAGCACCTATCGGTTTTAATTGTGTTTCTATAAGATATTTAGTCCACTGATCAATCCCTGTCAATATTGTGATAATAAAAATATAGAACATTTTCTCCTCCTTATAAATTTAAATACAGATACCCCTTGATTTTATCTTTGAGGAAATAAATCAAGGGGTTAATAAATCATGTAGTCCTATATACTTTTTGTATTCATTACCCTCATTGCATTTAATATTGCGATTATTGCCACACCCATGTCAGCGAATACAGCTTCCCACATAGTTGCAACTCCCACCGCACCAAGTGCAAGGAATATGGCTTTAACCCCTAATGCAAACACAATGTTTTGCATCACAATTTCCCTAGTCCTTTTTGCTACTTTAATTGCAGTGACAATTTTTGATGGTTCATCTGTCATGATAACTATATCAGCTGCTTCAATTGCAGCATCAGACCCCAAGCCGCCCATTGCCACGCCAATATCAGCTCTCGCAAGTACTGGTGCATCATTGATACCATCTCCAACAAATACAATTTTCCCCTTATGAGATTTCTTAGCATCCAGAGCCTCAATTTTTTCTACCTTGTCGGTCGGTAACAATTCAGTATACACCTCGTCAATTCCAAGTTGGGTTGCTATTTTTTCCCCAACTGCCTTCGAATCACCAGTAAGCATAACAATATTTCTAACACCTAATGCCTTCAATCCTTTAATCGCATCAGCTGAATCTTCCTTCACTGCGTCAGAGATTACAATATTGCCTGCATATTTCTTGTCTACTGCAACATGTACTATTGTACCCAGAGTCTCAACTTCCTGATATTTAATGTTTTCTTTATTCATCAGTTTGCTATTTCCGACAAGAATCTCTTTACCACCAACTTTAGCTAAAATCCCATGACCTGCAATTTCCTCATAGTCTTCAATTTTAGTGGTATCGACATCTTTGTTATAGACTTTCAAAATGGATAGTGCAATTGGATGACTTGAGTGACTTTCAGCAAATGCTGCATATTCAATCAATTCCTCATCAGTAAAATCGGCTTGGGGGTTAACATCCACAACCTCAAATATACCTTTAGTTAAAGTACCTGTCTTATCGAAAACAACTGTTTCCACATTGTTCAACGCGTCAAGATAGTTACTGCCTTTTACTAATATACCTCTCTTCGATGCTCCACCAATCCCTCCGAAGAAGCCCAATGGTATTGAAATTACTAACGCACATGGACAAGATATAACTAAGAACACTAAGGCTCGATATATCCATGTAGAGAAAGTTGCACCGGGGATCACCAATGGAGGTATGATTGCTAAGGCTAATGCTCCAAAGACTACAATCGGAGTATAGAAACGGGCAAATTTTGTTATAAATTTTTCTGTAGGAGCCTTCTTACTGCTGGCATTCTGAACCAGATCCAAAATTTTAGATACAGTTGAATCACCAAAATCCTTTGTTACCTCTATTGTCAAAACGCCATTTTTATTAATGAATCCGCTCAATGCATCGTCTCCTGGCCCGAGTTCACGAGGAACAGATTCCCCTGTTAACGCTGCAGTGTCAACCATTGAGTTTCCTTCTATAACCTTGCCATCGAGGGGAACTTTTTCTCCTGGTTTAACAATAATGATGTCACCTATGTTTACCTCTTCAGGAGATACTTTCCTGATCTCATCGCCAACTTTAAGATTTGCATAGTCAGGACGAATATCCATCAAAGCACGTATTGATTTTCTGGAGTGACCTACAGCTATATCCTGAAACAATTCACCTACCAGATAGAACAGCATAACTGCTACACCTTCTGGATACTCTCCAACGAAGAAAGCACCAATGGTAGCAATACTCATCAAAAAATGCTCACTGAATACCTGACCGCGGGCAATACCTTTTATTGCTCTTAAGACAACCTCTCCACCAACTATGATATAACTAATAATAAACAAGGTAAGCTCAAGCCAATTTTGGAAATTAAAGATGATTCCCACGGCAAATATTGCTCCACCGACCACAAGTCTTATGATTTCTTTTTTGTTGACACCTTCTTCTTCCTCATCGTTATTTTCGTTTATTTTGGTCTTGGAGTTATTCTCCTCAAAAATGACCTTTACATCTGGCTCTATTTTCTTTACTATGCCTTCAATCTTCTCATTTAACTCAGAGCGGTTGACTTTCGGACTTATTTCCAGTGTTAGTTTCTTCGAAACAAAATCTACTGCAGCAAATTCAACTCCTTCTAGACCGCTTATTTCTTTTTCCATTTTAGCTGCACAATTCGCGCAGCCAAGTCCTTCAAGTATTAATACTTTTTTATTGCTCTTGTTAACGGATTTTTCTTTCACTACCACATCCGGTTCGTGCTTGTGCACTATGGTTTTAACTTGCTGTAATATATTCTTATACTCTTGCTCTGATTCAATTTCTAAAGTCAATGTCTTGTTCATGAAGTTCATATAGGCTTTGACTCCATTTAATTTATTAACCTCATCTTCAATTTTAGCTGCACAATTTGCGCAATCTAAACCTTCTAAAATTACTTCCTTCTTTAACATTACTGACCCTCCTTTACTTACTTTCTTCTGAAATATGAATTAATCCCTGGTCAAATATTTGCTTTACATGTTCATCTTCAAGAGAGTAGAATACAATCTTTCCTTCTCTTCTGCTCTTTACTAGTCCAGCCTGCTTTAAGACTCTTAGCTGATGTGAAATTGCTGATTGGGTCATATTTAATAAGAATGCAATATCGCAAACGCACATCTCTGATTCATCTAATGCCCAGAGTATCTTAATTCTTGTTGAATCTCCAAAAACTTTAAATAGTTCTGCTAGATCATATAGAGTTTCTTCTTGAGGCATTTTTTCTCGCACTTTATTTACAATTTCCTCATGTATTACATCAGAGTCGCATCTTTCAATTGGTTGAATTTTTTTTGCCATATTTATATCACCTCCTTATCATTCAATTGAACACTTGAATAAGCTTTCATATGTATTATAAACCTCAATTCTCCGTTTGTCAATAAAAACATATGAGTAATTGTTCAAGTGTGTTTATCTTTTAGCTTTACGGTCAAGACCGCCACCTCTAAGCGCAGCGTAGGTGGGTTTTAATCAGGTGGAGTAGACTCTCCATCTGATTCCCCGATGTTTCAGCTTGCTGAAACGAGTTCACTTATTAGATTATCCCCAAGTATAAATAGAAAAGAACCGCCCATCAAGAAGTATTTCTCCTCAATCGGCGGTCAAGTTCATTTTAAATTAATACATCAATCTCTACTCCAAACTTAAACTCAACGGTCAGCTTATTATCAAATACCGTAACTTTTTCAATAAGCCGCCTTACCAGTTGCTCATCATATTCCTCCAGCTCATAGGACTGTTCATTCAAGAAGTCTGTCATTTCAGCTATTCGCTGCTTCTTCCTTCACGCTCTGCATTTTTAACCAGCGCATTTTGCTTCTGCTCCCGCAATCGGTAATCCAATTATGTCTCCTGTAGTTATTTATAATAGTATAAGTACTCTTCCCCTACTGGCGGCTATCTTAATACGAGCTTATAGGTTTACTTCTATTTCTAACCCCGACTTAAACTCTACCACTAACCTGTCATCATATACAATTGCTTTTTCAACTAGTTTTCTAACCAGTTTATCATCAAATTCCGTAATACCACCGGTTTGCATATTAAGAAAGTCCGTCATCTCAGCGATCCGATCCCGCTTATCTTGACGGAGAGCGTTTCTTGAAAGGGTTTCTTGCCTTAAGTCCCGTAAGCGGTAAATCTCATTGACAATATTATCATATGCTTCCTTTGAATTTGCCTTTTGGATTAACTCGGTTTGGAGTTCTTCCAGCCTTTTATCAATGTCTGCTGTAGTCTCATCCAAATCCTCGCTTAATACGGTTTCAATATTCTTCTTCAGTATGGCCAGAAAAGAGTTTTTTCCGCTGACCGCTACATTGATGGCATCTACAATTTTCTCTTTAAGCGTATCTTCAAGTATAGTGGAAGCGGTACAAAACAAACCGGTGTTTTCCAATCTACTAATGCATCTCCATACGATTGATTTCTTTCCTCGGTTATTCCAATGAACCCTGCGGAATATTTCATGACACCGTTTGAAACTGCGATTTTTCGCGCGTGACCCCCCGCCCGTTTCCGGGGTAAAAAGCGGTAGAGATTTAGACCCCCCTACCCTATAAACTGCAGAAAATCTCAAAAGTTAAGCAGTTCTTTGAATTTCGTGAGATTTTTTGCATCTATTTTAAGCCGTTTTTCGGCATTGTTTTCAAACGAGGTATTTGCCCCT includes:
- a CDS encoding Msr family ABC-F type ribosomal protection protein, which translates into the protein MELLIKAKDICVEYNGWNVLDIGELELYDDDRIGLVGGNGAGKSTLLKVLLGEITPPGSTVSRLGQFTYIPQLDEAVLQEVKDRALMGRLGVDRLKVETMSGGEETRLKIAQALSEQVHGIFADEPTCHLDREGTDFLMRQLKYFSGALLIISHDRYFLDEVVDKIWELKDGKIIEYWGGYSDYLRQKEAERQQQAVQYEKFIAERDRLERAVEEKRKQARKVDQKAKGAAKKNSSESGGRLAHQKTIGSKQKTLYNAAKNMEHRIAVLGDVQEPEALHAIRFRQNEALALHSPYPMIGTEISKRFGERVLFDKASFQIPLGAKVALTGGNGAGKTTLFRMILNRETGISVSSKAEIGYFAQNGYKYHRNQVVMDFVQENCDYQVSEIRSVLASMGFSQSDIRKELSVLSGGEIIKLLLAKLLLGRHNILLMDEPSNFLDLPSVEALETLMKNYAGTIFFIAHDKRLVENVADRVYEIREGKIVET
- a CDS encoding Csac_0668 family 2Fe-2S cluster-binding (seleno)protein, translated to MGKETLSNYCCGNLGESSCEVEKNNFCPVCEKQGTLVKNITVKHMVLNELTEQIGDNDYYLCMNEECDITYYNTKFNVKFNKQQVKVPIWFKKDADPKYACYCSEVTEDQVIEAVVKHGAKTVKEVNAITGAMKNSNCKENNPLGVCCHKIIQEAIDKGLK
- the lspA gene encoding signal peptidase II; its protein translation is MFYIFIITILTGIDQWTKYLIETQLKPIGAIPIVKDIFHLTYARNTGAAFSILRDKQAFLILVTTIVVGALIYYLIKILKTGEVAFKLSLAIIIGGALGNLIDRVRLNYVTDFLDFTLINYPIFNLADVFVVSGVVMLSYMLLFKGDMPKISKM
- a CDS encoding heavy metal translocating P-type ATPase, which encodes MLKKEVILEGLDCANCAAKIEDEVNKLNGVKAYMNFMNKTLTLEIESEQEYKNILQQVKTIVHKHEPDVVVKEKSVNKSNKKVLILEGLGCANCAAKMEKEISGLEGVEFAAVDFVSKKLTLEISPKVNRSELNEKIEGIVKKIEPDVKVIFEENNSKTKINENNDEEEEGVNKKEIIRLVVGGAIFAVGIIFNFQNWLELTLFIISYIIVGGEVVLRAIKGIARGQVFSEHFLMSIATIGAFFVGEYPEGVAVMLFYLVGELFQDIAVGHSRKSIRALMDIRPDYANLKVGDEIRKVSPEEVNIGDIIIVKPGEKVPLDGKVIEGNSMVDTAALTGESVPRELGPGDDALSGFINKNGVLTIEVTKDFGDSTVSKILDLVQNASSKKAPTEKFITKFARFYTPIVVFGALALAIIPPLVIPGATFSTWIYRALVFLVISCPCALVISIPLGFFGGIGGASKRGILVKGSNYLDALNNVETVVFDKTGTLTKGIFEVVDVNPQADFTDEELIEYAAFAESHSSHPIALSILKVYNKDVDTTKIEDYEEIAGHGILAKVGGKEILVGNSKLMNKENIKYQEVETLGTIVHVAVDKKYAGNIVISDAVKEDSADAIKGLKALGVRNIVMLTGDSKAVGEKIATQLGIDEVYTELLPTDKVEKIEALDAKKSHKGKIVFVGDGINDAPVLARADIGVAMGGLGSDAAIEAADIVIMTDEPSKIVTAIKVAKRTREIVMQNIVFALGVKAIFLALGAVGVATMWEAVFADMGVAIIAILNAMRVMNTKSI
- a CDS encoding ArsR/SmtB family transcription factor, translated to MAKKIQPIERCDSDVIHEEIVNKVREKMPQEETLYDLAELFKVFGDSTRIKILWALDESEMCVCDIAFLLNMTQSAISHQLRVLKQAGLVKSRREGKIVFYSLEDEHVKQIFDQGLIHISEESK